The following proteins are encoded in a genomic region of Candidatus Methylospira mobilis:
- a CDS encoding CHAD domain-containing protein, with protein MKNYDISAKNSAMSQEATPRGNGGSLVAVKKLLTIMERLTGENPVPENELQALKAEINRLKNEQGKSCTNNKQDRNLSSEAGLLETQRGDALPANGNAQPVKAPEILLHPEMPLAEAIRAILRGGLVHFLRNAVCLAQGDHPEAVHQARVALRRLRSAFTLFSGVLDESALPLREELRWAAGTLGDARNLDVFLDEIAGPVIAALPDHCGLQALAAEVAGRRDRAYVSAGEALRSPRLIALCVNLAAWIEGESRLSEATLLPVKTFAAAILTRRRRKAGKAGRHFRRLEPKARHALRIDLKKLRYASEFFRSLWPGKAAREAALVVSSLQDELGHINDVAVARLLLAGLSAEAPFKNRNNDLTEHAFAAGLIIGWHEREAAERLAAAGKTWKAFLKTSHYWRE; from the coding sequence ATGAAAAACTACGACATATCGGCTAAAAACAGCGCCATGAGCCAAGAAGCTACGCCGCGTGGAAATGGCGGAAGTCTGGTTGCCGTCAAAAAGCTATTAACTATCATGGAGCGGTTGACCGGCGAAAATCCTGTTCCGGAGAACGAACTTCAGGCGCTGAAGGCTGAAATCAATCGCCTGAAAAACGAGCAGGGAAAATCCTGTACCAACAACAAGCAGGACAGAAATTTATCGTCCGAAGCGGGGCTGCTTGAAACGCAGCGCGGAGATGCCTTGCCGGCGAACGGGAATGCGCAACCGGTCAAGGCGCCGGAAATCCTGTTGCACCCGGAAATGCCGTTGGCCGAGGCCATCAGAGCGATCCTGCGCGGCGGCCTTGTGCATTTTCTGCGTAATGCCGTTTGCCTGGCGCAGGGCGACCATCCGGAAGCCGTGCATCAGGCCCGCGTGGCGTTGCGACGGCTGCGCTCGGCGTTCACGCTGTTTTCCGGCGTTCTGGACGAGAGCGCCCTCCCCCTGCGCGAGGAATTACGCTGGGCTGCCGGAACGCTGGGCGACGCCCGCAACCTCGACGTTTTCCTGGACGAAATCGCCGGACCGGTGATCGCCGCCCTGCCGGACCACTGCGGGCTGCAAGCGCTCGCCGCCGAGGTAGCCGGGCGGCGCGACCGGGCGTATGTCTCGGCGGGCGAAGCGCTGCGATCACCGCGCTTGATCGCCCTCTGCGTGAACCTTGCCGCCTGGATCGAAGGGGAGTCCCGGCTCTCGGAAGCCACCCTGCTACCGGTCAAAACCTTTGCCGCCGCTATCCTCACCCGGCGACGGCGTAAGGCCGGCAAAGCCGGACGCCATTTCCGGCGCCTGGAGCCGAAAGCCCGTCATGCCCTGCGGATCGATTTGAAAAAACTGCGCTACGCCTCCGAGTTTTTTCGCTCCCTGTGGCCCGGCAAGGCGGCGCGAGAAGCGGCTTTAGTAGTGTCATCGCTACAGGATGAACTCGGTCATATCAACGACGTAGCCGTTGCACGGTTGCTGCTGGCCGGTTTGTCCGCCGAGGCCCCGTTCAAAAACCGGAACAATGACCTGACCGAACACGCCTTCGCCGCCGGACTGATAATAGGGTGGCATGAACGCGAAGCCGCCGAACGCCTGGCCGCGGCAGGAAAAACCTGGAAAGCGTTCCTGAAAACTTCGCATTATTGGAGGGAATAA
- a CDS encoding glutathione S-transferase family protein, with product MIKLYKFGPVGDVCDASPFCVKVEAYLKLAGIPYETLNGAQYLRKAPKGKLPYIEDNGNIVPDSSFILQYLKETYGKDIDSHLSGTDKAIAHAFIKMIDEHLYWVLVHARWALEHNANTLNKLFFGGIPFPLNKVVACRARNDVRQALYKQGIGRLSDDEIAEKGNLDLKALSDFLGVKDYFFGDKPTTLDITAYGILSQFILVSEFSAPIFDKAKSHENLVEFTNRLHKDLKVGWGQ from the coding sequence ATGATTAAACTTTACAAATTCGGACCGGTAGGTGATGTATGCGACGCCAGCCCATTTTGCGTCAAGGTTGAAGCTTATCTGAAACTGGCGGGCATCCCCTATGAAACGCTGAACGGCGCTCAATATTTACGCAAAGCGCCCAAAGGAAAACTGCCTTATATCGAAGACAACGGCAATATCGTTCCCGACTCAAGCTTTATCCTGCAGTATTTGAAGGAAACCTATGGCAAAGATATCGACAGCCATCTAAGCGGCACCGATAAAGCCATCGCGCACGCATTTATCAAAATGATAGACGAACACCTCTACTGGGTTCTGGTTCATGCCCGCTGGGCGTTGGAACATAACGCAAATACCTTGAACAAATTATTTTTTGGAGGCATTCCGTTTCCGCTTAACAAAGTTGTTGCCTGCAGGGCGCGAAACGACGTCAGGCAAGCGCTTTACAAGCAGGGAATCGGGCGTCTTTCCGACGATGAAATTGCGGAAAAAGGCAACCTGGACTTGAAAGCGCTGTCCGACTTCCTGGGCGTCAAAGACTATTTTTTCGGCGATAAACCCACGACCCTGGACATTACCGCTTACGGAATTTTATCGCAATTCATTCTGGTATCGGAGTTCAGCGCTCCGATTTTCGATAAGGCGAAATCCCATGAAAATCTCGTTGAATTTACCAACCGGCTGCACAAGGATTTAAAAGTCGGCTGGGGTCAATGA
- a CDS encoding helix-turn-helix transcriptional regulator, whose product MSRTQRLFDLIQLLRRHRYPVTGAALAAELGVSVRTLYRDIGTLQAQGAHIEGEPGLGYVLRPGFMLPPLMFSEDEIEALVLGSRWVVDRADTRLGSAARNALAKIAAVLPGDLREMLDTSTLLIGPGADIPAGEAELPLIRQAIRLERKLDITYCDLQDAASARTIWPFALAFFDHIRIVVAWCELRQAFRHFRADRITSLTISEQRYPRRRQTLLKEWREIEGVQPQ is encoded by the coding sequence GTGTCCCGCACTCAACGCCTGTTCGATCTGATCCAGCTTTTGCGCCGCCACCGCTATCCGGTAACCGGGGCGGCGTTGGCCGCCGAGTTGGGCGTCAGTGTGCGCACGCTTTACCGCGATATCGGAACCTTGCAGGCGCAAGGCGCGCATATTGAAGGCGAGCCGGGTCTTGGCTACGTCCTGCGTCCCGGTTTTATGCTGCCGCCGTTGATGTTTTCGGAAGACGAAATCGAAGCGCTGGTGCTGGGTTCGCGCTGGGTGGTCGATCGCGCGGATACCCGGCTCGGTTCCGCTGCGCGTAACGCGCTGGCAAAAATTGCCGCCGTGCTTCCGGGCGATCTGCGGGAAATGCTCGACACTTCCACGCTGCTGATAGGCCCCGGCGCCGACATTCCGGCAGGCGAAGCGGAATTGCCGCTGATTCGTCAGGCGATCCGCTTGGAACGTAAACTGGACATTACTTATTGCGACCTCCAGGACGCTGCATCCGCGCGCACGATCTGGCCGTTCGCGCTCGCTTTTTTCGATCATATCCGTATTGTCGTTGCCTGGTGCGAACTGCGTCAGGCATTCCGCCATTTCCGCGCGGACCGGATAACTTCCCTGACCATCTCCGAACAACGCTACCCGCGCCGACGGCAGACGTTGCTGAAGGAGTGGCGGGAAATCGAGGGCGTTCAACCGCAATAA